The DNA sequence GGGAACGACGGACTTGAACAAACTGGGTGGCCTTTCTAGGAATATGCCATACACCACTGTCATGTTTGCAGTGGCAGCTGCTGCCATTGCCGGTTTGCCGCCTTTCAACGGTTTTGTCTCAAAGCTTTTGATATATGAATCTTCTTTCGTCGTACACCCCTTTTTGGCCGTCGTAGCTATGGTGACATCCATACTGACGCTCGCGTCGTTCGTCAAGGTCTTCCAGTCGGGATTTTTGGGGCCATCCAGGGAGAACATGACGAACGTAAGGGAAGTCCCACTGAGCATGATCATAGGCATGTCGGTCTTGTGTCTGATGATCTTGACTTTGAGCTTAATGCCTAATTGGGTATTATCCAATTTGATTGAGCCTGCTGCGCGAGATTTGGTCAATCAGGCCAGCTACATTCAGGCAGTGATGGGGAGTGGTTTACAATGACGATTGGGACCGTATACACGGGTTTCGGGTTTTGGAACGTATATGCCTGGATGATGTTTTTTGCCCTTGGGGCATTAATAGTTCTATACATTCGCTCGACGGGCAGAAGCGACTACGAGAAGGGCACATACCAGGACGAGGTATTTTACGGTGGCAACCCTGTTCCGCAAAATGGGCAAGATTTGGCCGTTCCAGCCAGCTCTTCCTATTGGGGATTTACTAAGGCCATCGCCTCCTTTTATAACCTGCTCGTGGGCGTTCACACAGGAATTCTTTCGGACTACATGGGGCTTTTGATCGCTACGGCAGCCGTCATTTCGATATTAATTTTGTTATAGGGAGGATCTAGACATGTTTAAGGTGGATATAAAGAAGGAACTAGGAATCCTGCCCAGATCGATTTGGGCGTTTCACTGCAACAGCGGATCCTGCAACGGTTGCGACATAGAGATAGTAGCTCTTCTTACACCGAGGTATGACATAGAACGTTTCGGGATGAAGCTGGTCGGCACCCCCAGGCATGCCGATGCGCTTTTGGTAACTGGCCCTGTGACGAAGTACATGACGGATCGTCTCAGGAGGATTTATGCCCAGATGCCAAATCCGAAGGTCGTCATAGTCGTAGGCAACTGCGGTGCATCGGGCGATGTATTCTATAAGTCGTACAACCTGGACGGACCTGTCGATCAGATACTTCCCGTTGACGTATACGTCCATGGTTGTCCGCCAAGGCCTGAGGCCATCATAGATGGCGTGGCAAAGGCCATCTTAAAGCTCGAGGAAAAAAGAGAGGAACTTTTAAAGACTGGAGGCGCCACAAATGCATAAAGCGATGCTTAACGTGGTTGCCAAATCGCCCGAGGAGTTTAAATCCTCATTGGAGAAGAAGTTCGGTGACAAAATCCATAACGTTGAGGTAAGGGGCAGAGTGGCAGGCAAGCAAGACGAAGTTTCGTTTTACGATGTTTGGATTTCCTGTCGAAAGGACGATTTAGAAG is a window from the Acetomicrobium flavidum genome containing:
- a CDS encoding hydrogenase, yielding MTIGTVYTGFGFWNVYAWMMFFALGALIVLYIRSTGRSDYEKGTYQDEVFYGGNPVPQNGQDLAVPASSSYWGFTKAIASFYNLLVGVHTGILSDYMGLLIATAAVISILILL
- a CDS encoding NADH-quinone oxidoreductase subunit B family protein; this translates as MFKVDIKKELGILPRSIWAFHCNSGSCNGCDIEIVALLTPRYDIERFGMKLVGTPRHADALLVTGPVTKYMTDRLRRIYAQMPNPKVVIVVGNCGASGDVFYKSYNLDGPVDQILPVDVYVHGCPPRPEAIIDGVAKAILKLEEKREELLKTGGATNA